One segment of Candidatus Limnocylindrales bacterium DNA contains the following:
- a CDS encoding LamG domain-containing protein: protein MRIAILPLAAACILATSSSADANLVARYSFDTGAGGNTAFETVSGFNGTLSGNASITTTGGISGGALDLSAPSPGLVNAGDVLAFIGQERFSMQAWVKTTSTSSMLVSGRHRQFITSGYWLGLNDTGDGPPAEPVGSFHFFQSDQPPFNTGDQGINDGQWHQIVAVRDTARGELRLYVDGVRKPQADSSGTIQSLVPTTAPFFIGGMLTGETPINTFTGLIDEVRIWDNALSDKDVAFFYAHPDSLNNIVCGDASGNGSLLAGDALTALRTAVGTSNCQKCVCDVNGTPGITASDALLVLRKAVGQNVNLQCEQCIAADVAGLRWEIPCMNSIGPNVCSCGNDFVDSATLLGDVNTVYDVQFRFRGVVEQKTYTGGDKDGLFLAGGTPAADPYNVYKLEISNPPSTYYLNAGTTGIERCWLLDVTHTIPIKGGATLTLEAHAIDSAEIKNRDDASQPIIPPGVPPAPDPYNGQFIQMDVISVEEAP, encoded by the coding sequence ATGCGCATCGCCATCCTGCCGCTTGCTGCCGCCTGCATCCTCGCCACGTCCTCGAGCGCCGACGCGAACCTCGTCGCGCGCTACAGCTTCGATACCGGTGCCGGCGGAAACACGGCCTTCGAGACCGTCAGCGGCTTCAACGGCACGCTGAGCGGCAATGCCTCGATCACCACGACAGGCGGCATCTCGGGCGGCGCGCTCGATCTTTCCGCACCGTCGCCGGGGCTCGTCAACGCCGGCGACGTCCTCGCGTTCATCGGTCAGGAACGCTTCAGCATGCAGGCGTGGGTCAAGACGACTTCGACCTCGTCCATGCTCGTGTCGGGTCGTCATCGCCAGTTCATCACCAGCGGCTACTGGCTCGGACTCAACGATACCGGAGACGGCCCGCCTGCCGAGCCGGTCGGCTCGTTCCATTTTTTCCAGTCGGACCAGCCGCCGTTCAATACGGGAGATCAGGGAATCAACGACGGACAGTGGCACCAGATCGTTGCCGTGCGCGATACGGCCCGCGGCGAGCTTCGTCTCTACGTGGACGGCGTACGCAAGCCGCAGGCGGACTCGAGCGGCACGATCCAGTCGCTCGTACCGACGACGGCTCCGTTTTTCATCGGCGGCATGCTGACCGGCGAGACGCCGATCAACACGTTTACGGGACTCATCGACGAAGTGCGCATCTGGGACAACGCGCTCAGCGACAAAGACGTCGCGTTCTTCTACGCGCACCCCGACTCGCTGAACAACATCGTCTGCGGCGATGCGAGTGGCAACGGCAGTCTTCTCGCGGGCGACGCTCTTACCGCTTTGCGCACCGCGGTGGGTACGAGCAATTGCCAGAAGTGCGTCTGCGACGTGAATGGAACCCCTGGAATCACTGCCAGCGATGCGCTCCTCGTCCTGCGCAAGGCCGTCGGACAGAACGTGAATCTGCAGTGCGAGCAGTGCATCGCGGCAGATGTGGCGGGCCTGCGGTGGGAAATCCCATGCATGAACAGCATCGGTCCCAACGTGTGCAGCTGCGGCAACGATTTCGTCGATTCCGCGACGCTTCTCGGCGACGTGAACACCGTCTACGACGTCCAGTTCCGCTTTCGCGGCGTCGTCGAGCAGAAGACGTACACGGGCGGCGACAAGGACGGGCTCTTCCTTGCCGGCGGCACGCCGGCCGCCGACCCGTACAACGTCTACAAACTGGAAATCTCCAATCCGCCCTCGACGTACTATCTGAATGCCGGCACTACGGGGATCGAGCGGTGCTGGCTGCTCGACGTGACGCACACGATTCCGATCAAAGGCGGCGCGACGCTGACGCTCGAAGCGCATGCGATCGATTCGGCGGAAATCAAGAACCGCGACGATGCATCGCAGCCCATCATTCCTCCGGGAGTGCCGCCGGCACCGGATCCGTACAACGGCCAGTTCATCCAGATGGACGTGATCTCGGTCGAAGAAGCTCCATAG
- the lpdA gene encoding dihydrolipoyl dehydrogenase codes for MTVADKTAQSGGTPAGDNRTQILVLGAGPGGYSAAFRAADLGLSVTLVDRGETLGGVCLNVGCIPSKALLHAARVIEETREMRAHGIVFDPPRIDLAQLRGWKNGVVAKLTGGLAMLARRRKIRVVRGAATFADPHTVNVVAEDRTQRIAFDQCIIATGSSPVRLPMMPEDPRIMDSTGALELRETTGRLLVIGGGIIGLEMACVYEALGATVSVVELTGQLLPGCDADLVAPLARRIGARYERILLDTKVASVVATGGGLDVTLEDAKGSSTQVFDQVLVAVGRSPNGKLLDAEKAGVVVDERGFIATDSQMRTNVGHIFAIGDIAGAPMLAHKASHEGKVAAEVAAGGKRHFDARVVPSVAYTDPEVAWVGLTEVDAEKHGIAFEKASFPWAASGRALSLARDEGLTKLLVDPATRRVLGGAVVGVNAGELVAEIGLAIEMGADAADLALTIHAHPTLSETIGMAAEVCEGTITDLYLGR; via the coding sequence GTGACAGTCGCGGACAAGACGGCGCAGTCCGGTGGGACACCCGCTGGCGACAACCGCACGCAGATTCTCGTCCTCGGCGCAGGCCCCGGCGGCTACTCGGCGGCGTTTCGCGCCGCCGATCTCGGCCTGTCGGTTACGCTCGTCGACCGCGGCGAAACTCTCGGCGGTGTGTGCCTGAACGTGGGCTGCATTCCGTCGAAGGCTCTGCTTCACGCGGCCAGGGTCATCGAGGAAACGCGCGAGATGCGCGCGCACGGCATCGTGTTCGATCCGCCGCGCATCGACCTTGCGCAGCTGCGCGGCTGGAAGAACGGCGTGGTCGCGAAGCTCACAGGCGGTCTTGCGATGCTCGCGCGCCGTCGCAAGATCCGGGTGGTACGAGGCGCCGCCACGTTCGCCGATCCACACACGGTCAACGTGGTGGCCGAAGACCGAACGCAGCGCATCGCGTTTGACCAGTGCATCATTGCGACCGGCTCCTCGCCGGTGCGGCTGCCGATGATGCCGGAAGATCCGCGCATCATGGACTCGACGGGCGCGCTCGAGCTTCGCGAAACGACCGGGCGCCTGCTGGTGATCGGCGGCGGAATCATCGGCCTCGAGATGGCCTGCGTATACGAAGCGCTGGGCGCTACGGTAAGCGTCGTCGAGCTGACCGGACAGCTGCTGCCGGGTTGCGACGCCGACCTCGTCGCACCGCTCGCCAGGCGCATCGGCGCTCGCTACGAGCGCATCCTGCTCGACACGAAAGTCGCGTCTGTCGTCGCGACCGGCGGTGGGCTCGACGTCACGCTCGAAGATGCGAAAGGCAGCTCGACCCAGGTCTTCGACCAGGTGCTGGTTGCGGTGGGACGCTCGCCGAACGGGAAGCTCCTCGATGCGGAAAAGGCCGGCGTCGTGGTGGACGAGCGCGGCTTCATCGCGACGGACTCACAGATGCGCACCAACGTAGGCCACATCTTCGCGATCGGCGACATCGCCGGCGCGCCGATGCTGGCTCACAAGGCCTCGCACGAAGGAAAGGTTGCCGCGGAAGTCGCCGCCGGCGGCAAGCGCCACTTCGATGCTCGCGTCGTGCCGTCGGTGGCGTACACGGATCCGGAAGTTGCATGGGTAGGACTGACGGAAGTGGATGCGGAGAAGCACGGTATTGCTTTCGAGAAGGCGTCGTTTCCATGGGCAGCCAGCGGCCGCGCGCTGTCGTTGGCGCGCGACGAAGGCTTGACCAAGCTCCTCGTCGATCCCGCGACACGTCGCGTGCTTGGTGGCGCGGTCGTCGGCGTGAACGCCGGCGAGCTCGTCGCCGAGATCGGGCTGGCCATCGAGATGGGCGCGGATGCAGCCGATCTCGCGCTGACGATTCACGCGCATCCGACGCTGTCCGAGACCATCGGAATGGCGGCCGAAGTCTGCGAGGGGACCATCACGGACCTCTACCTGGGCCGGTAA
- a CDS encoding 2-oxo acid dehydrogenase subunit E2, with product MPANEIHFPDLGDFHDVLVIDVMVKAGDRVEVDTPLVTLETDKATMDVPSPSAGVIAELHVAKGDKVNSGGLLATLADAGTSSEGAKPEAAAEAKPKGGAGEAEPVRSAEAAEPDEGGDTNEVEPVESAEAPTVDEDRKKPKAEPVETAEMPKADEGGRGAAEAQKPARAAKPGGAQRTSGSATVAASTATTTAPPPPASSSTDEAAFAKAHASPSVRAFARELGVDLGRVRGSGRKGRVTSDDVKAFVKTALTGGGDAASAAPGGAGLPRVAAVDFTKFGPVEIVPLTRIQRISGPRLHASWVNLPHVTQFEDADVTELEEARRWLKLRAASEGIGLTSLAFVLRACVLALKAYPKLGASLDSNGQNLVLKKYCHLGFAADTPDGLVVPVIRDADRMDVFELARALGELSGKARTGKLSAAEMQGGCFTVSNLGGIGGTAFTPIINAPEVAVLGISRAVQKPVWKDGSFVPRLMLPLSLSYDHRVVDGADGARFVGFLAHALADVAGLMAPP from the coding sequence ATGCCTGCCAACGAAATCCATTTCCCGGACCTTGGCGACTTTCACGATGTCCTCGTCATCGACGTGATGGTGAAAGCCGGTGATCGCGTCGAGGTCGACACGCCGCTGGTCACGCTCGAAACCGACAAGGCGACGATGGACGTCCCGTCCCCGTCCGCCGGAGTGATCGCCGAGCTCCACGTCGCGAAGGGCGACAAGGTGAACTCCGGGGGGCTGCTCGCAACGCTCGCGGACGCGGGCACGTCGTCGGAAGGCGCGAAGCCTGAGGCTGCCGCGGAGGCGAAGCCGAAAGGCGGTGCCGGCGAAGCCGAGCCCGTCAGATCCGCCGAAGCAGCGGAACCTGACGAAGGCGGCGACACGAACGAAGTCGAACCGGTCGAATCCGCCGAAGCTCCAACAGTTGACGAAGATCGCAAAAAGCCGAAGGCCGAACCGGTCGAAACGGCAGAGATGCCGAAAGCGGACGAGGGAGGGCGCGGAGCTGCGGAAGCGCAAAAGCCAGCGCGGGCCGCGAAGCCTGGCGGCGCGCAACGCACATCTGGATCTGCGACCGTCGCGGCGTCGACGGCAACGACGACGGCGCCGCCGCCGCCTGCGTCCTCTTCGACCGACGAAGCGGCATTCGCCAAAGCACACGCCAGCCCATCCGTTCGTGCGTTCGCACGTGAGCTCGGAGTCGATCTCGGACGTGTGCGAGGCAGCGGCCGCAAGGGCCGCGTGACCAGCGACGACGTGAAGGCCTTCGTCAAGACCGCGCTGACCGGTGGCGGCGATGCGGCTTCCGCCGCGCCGGGCGGCGCGGGTTTGCCGCGCGTAGCGGCCGTGGATTTCACGAAATTCGGCCCTGTCGAGATCGTTCCGCTGACGCGAATCCAGCGCATCTCGGGACCGCGGCTGCATGCGAGCTGGGTGAACCTGCCGCACGTGACGCAGTTCGAGGACGCCGACGTCACCGAGCTGGAGGAAGCTCGCCGATGGCTCAAGCTTCGCGCGGCCAGCGAAGGCATTGGCCTGACGTCTCTCGCGTTCGTGCTTCGCGCATGTGTGCTCGCACTGAAGGCGTATCCCAAGCTCGGTGCGTCGCTCGACTCGAACGGGCAGAATCTCGTGCTCAAGAAGTACTGTCACCTGGGTTTTGCGGCCGACACGCCCGACGGTCTGGTGGTGCCGGTGATTCGCGATGCCGATCGCATGGACGTCTTCGAGCTGGCACGCGCGCTCGGTGAGCTGTCGGGCAAGGCGCGCACCGGCAAGCTGTCGGCCGCGGAGATGCAGGGAGGCTGCTTCACGGTCTCGAATCTGGGCGGCATTGGCGGCACGGCATTCACGCCGATCATCAACGCTCCGGAAGTCGCCGTGCTCGGCATCTCGCGGGCCGTCCAGAAGCCCGTCTGGAAAGACGGCTCGTTCGTGCCGCGCCTGATGCTGCCGCTCTCCCTGTCGTACGACCACCGCGTCGTCGACGGCGCCGACGGCGCACGTTTCGTCGGCTTCCTCGCGCACGCCCTCGCGGACGTGGCCGGATTGATGGCGCCGCCGTGA
- the aceE gene encoding pyruvate dehydrogenase (acetyl-transferring), homodimeric type, with translation MDDLDPQETREWLDSLDSVLATDGAQRAHYLIECLVERARRSGVYLPYRANTAYINTIPVGKEPRYPGDRSLERRIEAYLRWNAVAMVVLANRRSTEYGGHLASYASSATMYEVGFNHFWRAATADRPGDLVFMQGHSSPGVYARAYLEGRLSEEQLLNFRREIGGKGLSSYPHPWLMPDFWQFATVSMGLGPLMAMYQARFLRYLEHRGLTEPSDRKVWAFCGDGEMDEPESMGALTMPVREKLDNLIFVINCNLQRLDGPVRGNGKIIQELEAAFLGAGWNVVKVVWGARWDPLLARDTKGTLQRVMEETVDGEYQSYKANGGAYTREHFFGKHPELKEMVANMSDVDIWRLNRGGHDAVKVYAAYDNAMKTEGRPTVILCKTVKGFGLGKTAEGQMVAHQQKKFDAEALREMRDRFHIPVSDDDLVNVPFRKPAEDSEEIRYLRSRREALGGYLPARDSAPKPLAIPPLTAFSSMLDGTGERQISTTMAFVRLLSTLLKDPNIGKHIVPIVPDEARTFGMEGLFRQIGIYSSVGQLYTPEDATDLMPYREDKKGQLLEEGITEAGAVCSWIAAATSAANHRVAMIPFFIFYSMFGFQRIGDFLWAAGDMRSRGFLLGATAGRTTLAGEGLQHQDGHSQLLATTVPNCRAYDPAYAYELAVILHDGLTRMYVDCESVYYYLTIMNENYAQPAMPVGAERGIVRGGYQVRSGTKGRNRVTLLGSGTILREALAAAEILEEDYDVSADVLSITSFSELRREALECERWNLLNPDEKPREPYVAELFEDRPAPVVAASDYMRTVPDQIRKWVASPYVTLGTDGFGRSDARAELRRHFEVDRAFLVLAALRELAELGKIDPAVATSAMAALGIDPKKRNPLCD, from the coding sequence GTGGACGACCTTGACCCGCAGGAAACCCGCGAGTGGCTCGACTCACTCGATTCCGTTCTCGCCACCGACGGTGCACAGCGGGCGCATTACCTGATCGAATGCCTCGTCGAGCGCGCGCGCCGGTCGGGCGTCTACCTTCCGTACCGGGCAAACACCGCGTACATCAACACGATCCCGGTCGGCAAGGAGCCGCGTTACCCAGGAGATCGATCGCTCGAGCGTCGCATCGAAGCGTACCTTCGGTGGAACGCGGTGGCGATGGTGGTGCTGGCCAACCGGCGCTCCACGGAATACGGCGGTCATCTTGCCAGCTACGCATCGTCGGCGACGATGTACGAAGTTGGCTTCAATCATTTCTGGCGTGCAGCTACGGCGGACAGGCCCGGCGATCTCGTGTTCATGCAGGGCCATTCATCGCCCGGCGTCTACGCGCGCGCGTATCTCGAGGGGCGCCTCAGCGAGGAGCAGCTTCTCAACTTTCGTCGCGAGATCGGCGGCAAGGGGCTCAGCTCGTATCCGCACCCGTGGCTGATGCCGGACTTCTGGCAGTTCGCGACCGTGTCGATGGGACTCGGCCCGCTCATGGCCATGTATCAGGCGCGTTTTCTCCGGTACCTCGAGCACCGCGGCCTTACCGAGCCGTCAGACCGCAAGGTCTGGGCGTTCTGTGGCGACGGCGAAATGGACGAACCGGAGTCGATGGGCGCACTGACGATGCCGGTGCGCGAGAAACTCGACAACCTTATATTCGTCATCAACTGCAATCTGCAAAGGCTCGACGGACCTGTCCGCGGCAACGGCAAGATCATCCAGGAGCTCGAAGCTGCGTTCCTCGGCGCGGGCTGGAATGTGGTCAAGGTCGTGTGGGGCGCGCGCTGGGATCCGCTGCTTGCGCGCGACACGAAGGGCACTCTCCAGCGCGTGATGGAAGAAACCGTCGACGGCGAATACCAAAGCTACAAGGCCAACGGTGGTGCGTACACGCGCGAGCATTTCTTCGGCAAGCATCCTGAATTGAAAGAAATGGTGGCCAACATGTCCGACGTGGACATCTGGCGGCTCAACCGCGGCGGTCACGATGCCGTGAAAGTTTATGCCGCGTACGACAACGCGATGAAGACCGAGGGGCGGCCGACGGTAATCCTGTGCAAGACGGTCAAAGGATTCGGCCTCGGCAAGACGGCCGAGGGCCAGATGGTTGCTCACCAGCAGAAGAAGTTCGACGCCGAAGCCCTGCGCGAGATGCGCGACCGCTTTCACATACCGGTGAGCGACGACGACCTCGTCAACGTTCCTTTTCGAAAACCTGCCGAGGACAGCGAGGAGATCCGCTACCTGCGATCGAGGCGGGAAGCACTGGGCGGCTATCTGCCGGCCCGCGACTCCGCGCCAAAACCGCTCGCGATCCCGCCGCTGACGGCGTTCTCGTCGATGCTCGACGGCACAGGCGAACGCCAGATCTCGACGACGATGGCGTTCGTGCGGCTGCTCTCGACGCTGCTCAAGGATCCGAACATCGGCAAGCACATCGTTCCGATCGTTCCCGACGAGGCGCGCACGTTCGGCATGGAAGGGTTGTTTCGCCAGATCGGCATCTATTCATCGGTCGGCCAGCTCTACACGCCCGAGGATGCGACCGACCTCATGCCCTACCGCGAGGACAAGAAGGGGCAGCTTCTCGAAGAAGGCATCACCGAAGCCGGCGCGGTGTGCTCGTGGATCGCGGCCGCCACGTCGGCCGCAAACCATCGCGTCGCGATGATTCCGTTCTTCATCTTCTATTCGATGTTCGGCTTCCAGAGGATCGGCGACTTTCTGTGGGCGGCGGGCGACATGCGTTCGCGCGGCTTTTTGCTCGGCGCCACTGCAGGACGCACCACGCTCGCCGGCGAAGGGCTGCAGCATCAGGACGGCCACAGCCAGCTCCTCGCGACCACGGTTCCGAACTGTCGCGCCTACGACCCCGCCTACGCATACGAGCTCGCCGTGATCCTGCACGACGGCCTCACCCGCATGTACGTGGACTGCGAGAGCGTCTACTACTACCTCACGATCATGAACGAGAACTACGCGCAGCCGGCGATGCCGGTCGGCGCCGAGCGCGGCATCGTTCGCGGCGGTTACCAGGTACGCAGCGGCACGAAAGGCCGCAATCGCGTCACGTTGCTCGGGAGCGGGACGATCCTGCGCGAAGCGCTTGCCGCCGCGGAGATCCTCGAGGAGGACTACGACGTAAGTGCCGACGTCCTGTCGATTACGAGCTTCAGCGAGCTGCGGCGCGAGGCGCTCGAATGCGAGCGCTGGAACCTGCTGAACCCCGACGAGAAGCCGCGCGAGCCGTACGTGGCCGAGCTGTTCGAAGACCGGCCGGCGCCCGTCGTCGCCGCTTCGGACTACATGCGCACCGTACCCGACCAGATCCGGAAATGGGTGGCGAGTCCGTACGTGACGCTCGGCACCGACGGATTCGGGCGAAGCGATGCGCGAGCCGAGTTGCGGCGGCACTTCGAGGTGGATCGAGCATTCCTCGTGCTGGCAGCGCTGCGCGAGCTCGCCGAGCTGGGCAAGATCGATCCGGCCGTCGCCACCTCGGCCATGGCAGCTCTCGGCATCGACCCGAAAAAGCGCAACCCGCTTTGCGATTGA
- a CDS encoding sialidase family protein — translation MPKAQFATVAFAIAFTAQSADAVIAFDATKILNSDYTDHAAHTPIVASDGAGSWAAFWTSPSATAFFSRSTDDGLTWSAAATMPGIAESVAVSSSGTCITAACDPDMIVVRSADHCATWSAATPVYSSFWHSYASIATDSAGNWVVMSQGYDQYTQTHEVFSSHSTDDGLTWSPRMTVSSTNNGSNGPVQLATDGNGTWMTVYISALGAVVSTSTDVGATWSAPVVIPVGPSDLIYDGAGTWMIAGGLFDLDIFNSVTIRSTDDGASWSSPTTIFRNEHSGTPRLRYHDGVWQAIWTQIAGGKLGNDGDIYGSRSLDGGLTWTDAAAINVNAANDGMTQTLVGVDSAPRFDCSPVGTCVLVWETILAPVPETDVSDAAYARSHDDCPSLPATGCHVSTNPGVSSIKLRNPVGPKDKLNWKWRSGELTTTSEIGNPTTTADYVVCMYDDVGGTMRNVFESDAAAAGTCNGSPCWKATELGYVYSDKDGGNGPVRSLSVETGDDGEARIEVRASGAALSPPVMPFALSPSVIAQVINTENGQCWESSFSDATNTNTLFKARAD, via the coding sequence ATGCCTAAAGCCCAGTTCGCAACCGTTGCCTTTGCGATCGCCTTCACGGCCCAGTCTGCCGATGCAGTGATCGCGTTCGATGCAACGAAAATCCTCAACTCCGACTACACCGACCACGCTGCGCATACGCCGATCGTGGCCAGCGACGGTGCCGGTAGCTGGGCGGCCTTCTGGACGAGCCCGTCCGCCACGGCGTTCTTCTCCCGGTCCACCGACGACGGACTTACGTGGTCCGCCGCGGCAACGATGCCGGGAATCGCCGAGAGCGTCGCCGTCAGCAGCTCCGGGACGTGCATCACCGCCGCCTGTGATCCGGACATGATCGTGGTGCGTTCCGCCGACCACTGCGCGACATGGTCTGCGGCTACCCCTGTCTATTCATCGTTCTGGCACTCTTACGCTTCGATCGCCACGGATTCGGCCGGCAACTGGGTCGTGATGAGCCAGGGATACGACCAGTACACGCAAACGCACGAAGTCTTCTCGTCGCATTCGACGGACGACGGCCTCACCTGGTCGCCTCGCATGACGGTCTCGAGCACGAACAACGGGTCGAACGGCCCGGTGCAGCTCGCGACGGACGGCAACGGAACGTGGATGACTGTCTATATCAGCGCCCTCGGGGCAGTCGTCTCCACGTCGACCGACGTCGGCGCCACGTGGAGCGCGCCGGTGGTGATTCCGGTCGGCCCCTCGGATCTCATTTACGACGGTGCAGGCACGTGGATGATCGCCGGCGGTCTGTTCGACCTCGACATCTTCAACAGCGTCACGATACGCTCGACGGACGACGGTGCTTCGTGGAGCTCGCCGACTACGATCTTCCGAAACGAGCACAGTGGCACGCCGCGCTTGCGGTACCATGACGGCGTCTGGCAGGCCATCTGGACGCAGATCGCCGGCGGGAAATTGGGCAACGACGGCGATATCTACGGCTCGCGCTCGCTCGATGGCGGGCTTACGTGGACGGACGCGGCCGCGATCAACGTCAATGCGGCGAACGACGGCATGACGCAGACCCTCGTCGGCGTAGATTCCGCGCCAAGATTCGACTGCAGTCCCGTCGGAACGTGCGTGCTCGTCTGGGAGACGATTCTCGCGCCTGTTCCCGAGACCGACGTCTCGGACGCTGCATATGCGAGGTCTCACGACGACTGTCCGTCCTTGCCGGCGACGGGGTGTCACGTCTCGACAAACCCGGGTGTCTCCAGCATCAAGCTCCGCAATCCTGTCGGTCCGAAGGACAAGCTCAACTGGAAGTGGAGATCGGGAGAGCTGACGACGACGTCGGAGATCGGCAACCCGACGACGACGGCCGACTATGTCGTCTGCATGTACGACGATGTCGGCGGCACGATGCGAAACGTATTCGAGAGCGACGCGGCCGCCGCCGGCACCTGCAACGGCTCGCCGTGCTGGAAAGCGACGGAGCTCGGATACGTCTACAGCGACAAGGACGGCGGTAACGGCCCGGTGCGAAGCCTGAGCGTCGAAACCGGCGACGACGGCGAAGCGCGGATCGAAGTGCGTGCTTCGGGCGCGGCGCTATCTCCTCCGGTAATGCCGTTCGCGTTGAGCCCGTCGGTCATCGCGCAGGTGATCAACACCGAAAACGGCCAGTGCTGGGAGTCGTCGTTCTCCGACGCGACGAACACGAATACGCTGTTCAAGGCTCGCGCGGACTGA